A single window of Montipora capricornis isolate CH-2021 chromosome 14, ASM3666992v2, whole genome shotgun sequence DNA harbors:
- the LOC138032554 gene encoding uncharacterized protein, with protein sequence MTTDGGGWLLVSKVVMQDSTPPTQAPLKTSYRGIASSHMLLTKTAIKELRTHINFAQLRFHCKKKKPGRTFHIITAANSSGEAVVQYLCGHTDDKPDSCGSFVKMDDDDSTLAKNCDRWGKENGKVKVTIGKWGFQNLAEDRLYNHTVFIAAAQQWLLGYNGTFQGRFECDDYFEGLSAGDFWKIYVR encoded by the exons ATGACTACGGATGGAG GGGGCTGGCTGCTTGTCTCCAAAGTTGTGATGCAGGATTCAACACCACCCACTCAGGCGCCACTCAAGACTTCATACCGTGGAATAGCCAGCAGTCATATGCTTCTCACAAAAACTGCCATTAAAGAGCTGAGAACACACATTAATTTCGCTCAACTGAGATTCCActgcaagaaaaagaaaccaggGCGCACGTTTCACATCATCACTGCTGCTAACAGCTCGGGTGAAGCTGTCGTCCAGTACCTCTGCGGTCACACGGACGATAAGCCTGATTCTTGTGGCTCATTTGTCAAAATGGATGACGACGACTCTACGTTAGCCAAAAATTGTGATCGGTGGGGAAAAGAGAACGGCAAAGTCAAAGTTACAATTGGTAAATGGGGGTTTCAAAACTTGGCTGAAGACAGATTATATAATCACACTGTATTTATAGCAGCTGCGCAGCAATGGCTGCTTGGTTATAATGGCACGTTTCAGGGCAGGTTTGAATGCGATGATTATTTCGAGGGTTTATCTGCCGGTGACTTTTGGAAAATTTATGTACGTTAG